A region of Daphnia carinata strain CSIRO-1 chromosome 10, CSIRO_AGI_Dcar_HiC_V3, whole genome shotgun sequence DNA encodes the following proteins:
- the LOC130700303 gene encoding uncharacterized protein LOC130700303 isoform X2, which translates to MELSKNGVDADASVIGCAIDSVLPVSTATSCQHQDSEAVNVDTLQRKIDVLEAEFLGAWQILEFLSTEYLAMWERLETVELLLYQQQATIARLVGTYGDKVAEEKQCADKSAISEAKSAISHIHNGPNLSHFKEEEDDDDDDDKFAAKVEAQLRSLESSEPHPYSITPVDRSRHNSRLSADEAFYRSLNSAHRDSPSVMSESDNELRMIWESSSAGQQFRRDSVRPSEEPVGHVFSAQDYCHYRHGNTSSQDAWHKSKKAKPPDEPEEDAQTEDDEWTWKTNMAAGSSSDCASQIREIERVSRKLKRDSQRLQELRERLVQSSSVPQRVTQRDPADSGSDLHEQLRLAFLESARQKSVRLEQRRQLQKPKANSLSYPSNSQQPSIYSGSSAAAPVHIDPLHLGRSNSSDNVSPSFSSYLRTPIEKQAGHDDTRTSNPTSPQRSKSAQKSPTLQNKTPTIKTRSASEETNANCSGNFLTTASTKSPNKVAVRGRRTQLGGDRSPTKVNRISSMRSDSGVSSLSGNWSSMDPERSPVSPSQLQVLAGHHSSTQQQVELVNSAPPPPAPADDQIIRPSSRMMYEQPAVSPSTRSRPQPSQIQPHLTTETWNVQGSICSVATAAYPAATRAEAYPDSIHHSHEALGGNRTRRNHSTPHTLSRNDSTWMETEIDNPFLPTTLDDDWYSPRGVVHPQNAPQHQYRSNTPSPAPGSLPEGHFVPEPANVTNQQPFLYPTVTFEPCRDELNRNFEPTNFIQQPKSAGCSPRQRRRLHSSPTSSLASQRYQDFNQIQHQPNQRLEHQLSSPGRLIQTQGEQLSSSSSIDYYELYYQTPSSLAQQPSQQEQNHNSYDSQEGVYLFRNPLPNYEEQSSYDTKRRMGQESESTSRALTSSPFPAYTTSGQVIVSQCGYISIAASSAPPRALSPGKQPRSSPRKKIRSAVNQLVPYFNRPKLKNRSISLPGVDAMQEMDGQPLSHSASGSTGHFSKSDEGHGKRFSFSRTSSLPGLKKGKKMMKQLTNMIGGRRGSADEKRPESLHSLPQQNDDWVMTPRRPLRTLDVVGNHSSDHSSRAFVSYCNEGFDSGNDWDDDATGPVATSSGASRAWDNSHIASIPGTEPSHLARRPSGPSYGEFAASRALGRYRRLAAAEAAATTVPSPAPMALPDVAIVSSSSIQSDNRRRERPPSISDDDASVSLSLNLDFVTRRPSGEEQTEIKEQKDCDSEEIFFPKVAIKCSPKRSQSEDGAAADDSPKNVMTVQPCPQSMDYLEPEQFRPTANIESAPSSPRPLANVNRTAPRWQSTEDSIDVDDEWYRYGMLQLEEMERRAESVGTDLLAEAARQYNQQTTYDNQMQAVLNELQARIPVYPALEGDAIVNGMRPSGEDASYLPPAEATWDYATPVVYETAMTAEPQCVADEENDDWASYTSSPNRAGFTVQEPAVESKQVSVKAHDEDDEDDDDYSSGETSGPDSPQNQSFDEDNEGENELFYHYEDDNKEPEYCEATRHAGDAAIEPTTFAAATAGSYPNNRHSISGSRGSDIFPSSGNILSAAGSTASNIASSVFSFFTSTTALKDGNEEASEPQPYGTDVYYASVNNIAAAGTSPVPTAKTAIESPSHGVEVNLSYIQDGEDNMDPMDVEQQKILKSTAKGSAARWKLVKTLRDKKAETASVGARPSPTTATSPTNIDANGAGGAGGRGSRANGLPGDNPFYSNIDSMPDIRPRRKSIPLVSELTMAATKRNAGLTSVLPRATLNDEELKMHVYKKTLQGLIYPISSTTPHNFQPWTASSPTYCYECEGLLWGIARQGVRCTECGVKCHEKCKDLLNADCLQRAAEKSSKHGAEDKTQIIITAMKERMKQRERNKPEIFELIRVIFNVDPDTHIDSIDQAELAVLEGTANWSAKIAVTVICAQGLIAKDKSGTSDPYVTVQVGKVKKRTRTMPQELNPVWNERFYFECHNSSDRIKVRVWDEDNDFKSKMRQKFTRESDDFLGQTIIEVRTLSGEMDVWYNLEKRTDKSAVSGAIRLHISVEIKGEEKVAPYHVQYTCLHENLFHYLSEQVHHGGVKLPTAKGDDSWKVYFDEPSQELVEEFAMRFGIEPIYQAMTHFHCLSTKYLCPGVPAVMSTLLANINAFYAHTTASTAVSASDRFAASNFGKEKFVKLLDQLHNSLRIDLSMYRNNFPASSQEKLMDLKSTVDLLTSITFFRMKVQELSSPPRASTVVKDCATACLKSTYQFLFENCYELYAREYQAEPGESKRDPEDHGPRLDSVDFWHKLIALIVSVIEEDKNSYAPVLNQFPQELNIGQLSAYTMWTQFAVDMKYALEEHEQQRLCKSSAYMNLHFKVKWLYNHYVKDLPQYKGAVPEYPAWFEPFVMQWLNENDDVSLEYLHGAFKRDKQDGFQRSSEHTLFSTSVVDIFTQLAQCFDVVSKLECPDPEIWKRYMKRFAKTIVKVLLAYADTAKKEFPQLTKDERIACTLMNNIQQLRVQLEKLFEQMGGSKLEEDAANILKELQQSLNNVLDELATMFAKSLEPKITVSVKEVGDLLSHIKGGGQVSLTQPSQRNAVTTEADDSLKPLMDLLDGSLSLYAESCEKAVLKRLLKELWKIVMHTMEKTIVLPPMTDKSMILKNLTDNAKNLAANAKIEDMSRLFKNSVAGKQDVKSALSGVMEISKEFEKNLTPKQCAVLDVALDTIKQYFHAGGSGLKKTFLEKSPELQSLRYALSLYTQTTDTLIKTFVTTQTNQVPATNAKAEWRRKPDIQMDRQQSEDKDGAEEGKGQEDDDEMLGDSFEQTSEQRQQTPSKKKSIQNQSKQSGTDLPSVEEGSVGEVSVQVDLFTHPGSGEHKVTVKVVAANDLKWPVQPGMFRPFVETNLVGPHLADKKRKFATKSKSNTWSPKYNETFHFVIGNEETLESFELHICVKDYCFARDDSLVGVAVMQLKDIVEQGSCACWLALGKRCHMDETGWTILRILSQRTNDEVAREFVKMKSDVRPEEPAVQQS; encoded by the exons ATGGAATTGAGTAAAAACGGAGTCGACGCCGACGCCTCTGTCATCGGCTGCGCTATCGACTCCGTACTGCCCGTCAGTACGGCTACCTCTTGTCAACACCAAGACTCTGAAGCTGTCAACGTCGACACGTTGCAACGCAAAATCGACGTGTTGGAGGCGGAATTTCTCGGTGCCTGGCAGATTCTTGAATTCCTGTCCACCGAATATCTAGCCATGTGGGAAAGATTGGAAACAGTCGAGCTGCTGCTCTATCAACAACAAGCCACCATCGCCCGGCTTGTTGGCACGTATGGGGACAAGGTGGCCGAAGAGAAACAATGTGCGGACAAGTCGGCTATTAGCGAAGCCAAATCTGCTATTAGCCATATCCATAATGGACCCAATCTATCACACTtcaaagaggaagaagacgatgatgacgacgatgacAAGTTCGCGGCCAAAGTGGAGGCCCAACTGCGTTCTCTCGAGTCGTCAGAGCCGCATCCTTACTCGATTACACCGGTTGATAGGTCTCGTCACAACAGTCGATTGTCAGCTGACGAAGCGTTTTATCGTAGCCTCAATTCGGCCCATCGCGACAGTCCGTCGGTAATGTCCGAGTCGGACAACGAGTTGCGGATGATTTGGGAATCGAGTTCTGCGGGCCAGCAATTTCGTCGAGATTCAGTCCGTCCGTCTGAAGAGCCAGTGGGTCACGTCTTCAGCGCCCAAGATTACTGTCATTATCGGCACGGTAATACAAGCAGCCAAGATGCTTGgcataaaagcaaaaaagccAAGCCGCCCGACGAACCGGAAGAAGACGCGCAAACGGAAGACGATGAATGGACGTGGAAGACGAACATGGCCGCCGGCAGTTCGTCGGATTGCGCCAGTCAGATTCGCGAAATAGAACGCGTTAGTCGCAAGTTAAAAAGAGATTCGCAAAGACTTCAGGAACTTCGCGAGCGGCTCGTCCAATCGTCCAGCGTTCCGCAGCGTGTAACTCAGCGTGACCCGGCCGATTCCGGTAGCGATCTCCACGAACAACTTAGACTGGCGTTTCTGGAATCAGCTCGCCAAAAGTCGGTCCGACTCGAACAGCGCCGACAACTTCAAAAACCTAAAGCCAACTCTTTGAGCTACCCTTCCAACAGTCAACAGCCATCGATCTATTCCGGCTCCTCAGCAGCCGCTCCTGTTCATATCGATCCGCTGCATCTGGGGCGGAGCAACAGCTCCGACAATGTGTCGCCCAGTTTTTCTTCGTACCTGCGAACGCCGATCGAAAAGCAAGCTGGTCACGATGACACTCGCACATCTAATCCGACATCGCCCCAGCGCTCGAAATCGGCTCAGAAATCGCCAACGTTGCAGAATAAAacgcccacaataaaaacgagaagCGCGTCGGAAGAAACGAATGCCAACTGTTCGGGTAACTTCCTGACGACGGCCAGCACGAAATCGCCTAATAAGGTGGCCGTTCGTGGCCGTCGAACACAACTAGGAGGGGATCGTTCGCCAACGAAAGTCAATCGAATCAGTTCAATGCGATCCGATTCGGGTGTCTCTTCACTTAGTGGAAATTGGTCATCAATGGACCCGGAAAGATCACCCGTTAGTCCCAGTCAATTACAAGTCCTGGCCGGCCATCATTCGTCCACGCAGCAGCAAGTCGAATTGGTTAATTCGGCGCCACCTCCGCCGGCCCCCGCAGACGACCAAATTATTCGACCGAGTAGCCGCATGATGTACGAACAACCGGCCGTTTCTCCTTCCACGCGTTCCAGGCCCCAACCGAGTCAGATCCAGCCGCATTTAACTACGGAAACGTGGAATGTGCAGGGCTCTATTTGTTCTGTAGCTACAGCGGCGTATCCAGCCGCCACGCGGGCAGAAGCTTATCCTGATTCAATTCATCATTCGCACGAAGCACTCGGCGGCAATCGCACACGACGCAATCATTCGACGCCACACACTTTATCTCGCAATGATTCCACATGGATGGAAACGGAAATTGACAACCCATTTTTGCCGACGACGCTGGATGATGATTGGTACAGTCCGCGGGGTGTTGTCCATCCTCAGAATGCACCGCAACATCAGTATAGATCAAATACACCGAGTCCCGCTCCCGGTTCTTTACCGGAGGGACATTTCGTTCCAGAACCAGCCAATGTGACTAATCAGCAGCCGTTCTTGTATCCCACCGTGACGTTCGAGCCGTGTCGGGATGAATTGAATCGCAATTTTGAACCTACCAACTTTATTCAACAACCGAAATCAGCTGGATGTTCTCCGAGGCAACGTCGTAGACTCCACTCCTCTCCCACGTCATCTTTGGCCAGCCAGCGATATCAGGATTTCAATCAAATACAGCATCAGCCAAATCAACGTCTAGAACATCAACTCTCTTCTCCTGGCCGGTTAATTCAAACTCAAGGTGAACAGTTATCATCCTCTTCATCGATCGATTATTACGAACTCTATTACCAAACGCCGTCGTCCCTTGCCCAGCAGCCTTCCCAACAGGAACAGAATCATAATTCGTACGACAGTCAGGAGGGTGTCTATTTGTTTCGCAATCCGCTTCCTAATTACGAAGAACAATCGTCGTATGACACCAAACGTCGAATGGGACAGGAAAGCGAATCGACTTCTCGCGCCCTTACGTCATCTCCGTTTCCAGCTTATACGACTTCGGGTCAGGTGATTGTGTCTCAGTGCGGATATATTTCTATCGCCGCTTCCAGCGCTCCGCCCCGCGCTCTATCTCCGGGCAAACAGCCGCGTAGCAGCCCGCGCAAGAAGATTCGCTCGGCCGTTAATCAGCTCGTACCTTATTTCAACCGGCCGAAATTGAAGAATCGTTCCATCTCGTTGCCCGGTGTGGACGCAATGCAAGAAATGGATGGACAGCCTTTGTCTCACAGCGCCAGCGGAAGTACCGGCCATTTTAGTAAATCAGACGAAGGCCATGgcaaacgtttttctttcagccGGACGTCTTCGTTGCCGGGCTTGAAAAAAGGcaagaagatgatgaaacaATTAACGAACATGATTGGAGGACGGAGAGGAAGTGCGGACGAAAAGAGGCCCGAAAGTCTGCACAGTTTGCCTCAACAGAACGACGATTGGGTGATGACGCCCCGTCGGCCCCTACGGACCCTAGACGTCGTTGGCAATCATTCGAGCGACCATAGCAGCCGAGCTTTTGTCTCGTACTGTAACGAAGGATTTGATTCCGGCAACGATTGGGACGATGATGCGACGGGACCAGTGGCGACGTCAAGTGGCGCTAGTAGAGCGTGGGACAATTCCCATATTGCCTCCATTCCTGGGACGGAACCGTCACATTTAGCGAGGCGACCGAGTGGCCCGTCCTATGGAGAATTTGCGGCCTCTAGAGCATTGGGCCGTTACAGAAGATTGGCAGCAGCTGAAGCAGCCGCCACTACGGTTCCATCTCCGGCTCCAATGGCATTGCCCGACGTAGCCATCGTTTCGTCCAGCAGTATTCAGTCGGACAATCGCCGTAGAGAACGTCCGCCGTCCATTTCGGATGATGACGCCAGTGTTAGTCTCAGTTTGAATTTGGATTTCGTGACCCGTCGCCCGTCGGGAGAAGAGCAGACGGAAATAAAGGAACAAAAGGATTGTGACAGCGAGGAAAtcttttttccaaaagtaGCCATCAAATGCAGCCCGAAGCGAAGCCAAAGTGAAGATGGCGCTGCAGCAGATGATTCCCCGAAAAATGTAATGACTGTGCAACCATGCCCGCAATCCATGGATTACCTTGAACCGGAACAATTCCGGCCAACGGCCAATATTGAGAGTGCACCCTCTTCCCCAAGGCCATTGGCCAACGTTAACCGAACGGCCCCGCGATGGCAGAGCACTGAAGACAGCATCGATGTCGATGATGAATGGTATCGCTATGGGATGCTGCAGCTGGAAGAGATGGAACGAAGGGCGGAATCTGTTGGAACTGACCTGTTGGCTGAAGCTGCTCGCCAATATAATCAACAGACAACATACGACAATCAAATGCAAGCCGTTTTAAATGAACTTCAAGCCCGGATTCCAGTTTATCCAGCGCTGGAAGGCGATGCCATCGTTAACGGCATGCGGCCCTCTGGTGAGGACGCCAGTTATTTGCCTCCGGCTGAAGCAACGTGGGACTATGCGACTCCGGTTGTTTACGAGACGGCCATGACTGCCGAGCCGCAGTGCGTGGCGGATGAAGAGAATGACGACTGGGCATCGTATACGAGTTCACCAAACAGAGCCGGATTTACTGTCCAAGAACCGGCCGTCGAGTCGAAACAAGTTAGCGTCAAAGCGCACGATGAGGACgatgaagacgacgatgaTTATTCTTCCGGCGAAACCAGCGGACCAGATTCTCCGCAGAACCAGAGTTTCGATGAAGATAACGAGGGAGAAAACGAGCTTTTTTATCACTACGAAGACGATAACAAAGAACCGGAATACTGCGAAGCAACTAGGCACGCGGGCGACGCTGCAATAGAACCGACGACGTTTGCGGCGGCTACAGCTGGATCGTATCCGAATAACCGGCATTCTATATCCGGCTCCAGAGGGTCAGACATCTTTCCGAGCAGCGGGAACATCCTGTCGGCCGCCGGAAGCACGGCCAGCAACATCGCCTCGTccgtcttttcctttttcaccTCAACTACGGCGCTGAAAGACGGAAACGAAGAAGCATCGGAACCGCAACCTTACGGGACGGATGTCTACTACGCCAGCGTCAACAACATCGCTGCAGCTGGAACATCACCGGTGCCGACAGCAAAAACGGCCATTGAATCCCCCAGTCATGGCGTAGAAGTCAACCTGAGTTACATTCAAGATGGCGAAGATAACATGGATCCGATGGATGTTGAACAGCAGAAGATACTCAAATCGACAGCGAAGGGCAGCGCGGCCCGTTGGAAATTAGTCAAGACACTGCGAGATAAGAAAGCTGAAACGGCTAGCGTTGGTGCACGTCCATCACCAACGACAGCCACGAGTCCAACGAATATCGATGCG AATGGAGCCGGTGGAGCTGGAGGACGTGGCAGCCGAGCTAATGG CCTGCCCGGTGATAATCCGTTCTACAGCAACATCGACAGTATGCCAGACATACGACCCAGGAGGAAATCGATCCCTCTCGTCTCTGAGCTG ACGATGGCGGCGACGAAACGCAATGCCGGCCTGACGTCAGTTCTACCCCGAGCCACACTAAACGACGAAGAACTG AAAATGCACGTGTACAAGAAAACGCTGCAGGGTCTCATCTACCCAATATCGAGCACGACTCCGCACAATTTCCAGCCGTGGACGGCCTCATCGCCGACCTACTGCTACGAGTGCGAGGGCCTTCTGTGGGGCATAGCCCGACAGGGAGTCCGTTGCACTGAATGCGGCGTCAAGTGCCACGAGAAGTGCAAGGACCTGCTCAATGCCGACTGCTTACAAA gaGCTGCCGAGAAGAGTTCCAAGCATGGCGCCGAGGACAAAACGCAGATCATCATCACGGCAATGAAGGAACGCATGAAACAGCGTGAGCGTAACAAGCCCGAGATCTTCGAACTTATTCG CGTGATATTTAATGTGGATCCGGACACCCACATAGACTCCATAGACCAGGCCGAATTGGCCGTGTTGGAAGGCACGGCCAATTGGTCCGCCAAAATTGCCGTCACAG TGATTTGCGCCCAGGGTTTGATCGCCAAAGACAAGAGCGGAACTTCCGATCCATATGTCACCGTCCAGGTAGGCAAAGTCAAGAAGAGGACCCGCACGATGCCACAAGAGTTGAATCCAGTCTGGAACGAGCGATTTTACTT TGAATGCCACAATTCCTCGGATCGGATCAAAGTTCGGGTTTGGGACGAGGACAACGATTTCAAGTCTAAAATGCGTCAGAAATTTACTCGTGAATCGGATGATTTCCTTGGGCAGACCATCATCGAG GTTCGAACACTTTCGGGTGAGATGGACGTCTGGTACAACTTGGAGAAGCGAACAGACAAGTCAGCCGTTTCCGGCGCCATTCGCCTTCACATCAGCGTGGAAAtcaaaggagaagaaaag GTGGCCCCCTACCACGTCCAATACACCTGCCTCCACGAGAACCTCTTCCACTACCTGTCGGAACAGGTCCACCATGGCGGAGTGAAATTGCCTACAGCCAAAGGGGACGACAGCTGGAAGGTTTACTTCGACGAACCGTCTCAAGAGCTGGTGGAGGAATTCGCGATGCGTTTCGGCATCGAGCCCATCTACCAGGCCATGACACATTTCCACTGCCTCTCTACCAAGTACCTTTGTCCGGGTGTACCTGCTGTCATGAGCACCTTGTTGGCCAACATCAACGCCTTTTACGCTCACACAACCGCCTCAACAGCCGTCTCGGCTTCCGATCGATTCGCCGCTTCAAACTTTGGA AAAGAGAAGTTTGTCAAGCTGTTAGACCAGTTGCACAATTCGCTGCGAATCGATCTGTCCATGTACCGGAACAATTTCCCGGCTTCATCCCAAGAGAAGCTCATGGATCTCAAGTCTACCGTCGATCTGCTCACTTCGATCACGTTCTTCCGAATGAAG GTGCAAGAGCTCAGCTCGCCACCAAGAGCCAGCACCGTCGTCAAGGATTGCGCCACGGCCTGCCTCAAGTCCACCTACCAATTCCTATTTGAAAACTGCTATGAACTTTACGCTCGTGAATATCAG GCGGAGCCCGGTGAGTCTAAAAGAGATCCTGAAGATCACGGCCCCAGATTGGACAGTGTGGATTTTTGGCACAAATTGATTGCTCTTATAGTTTCGGTGATTGAAGAGGACAAGAACAGCTACGCCCCAGTTTTGAATCAGTTTCCACAAGAGCTCAACATCGGCCAA CTCTCAGCGTACACCATGTGGACACAGTTCGCTGTCGACATGAAGTATGCACTGGAAGAGCACGAACAACAGCGACTCTGCAAGTCTTCCGCCTACATGAACCTTCATTTCAAAGTCAAGTGGCTCTACAATCACTACGTTAAGGACTTGCCACAGTACAAGGGAGCCGTTCCAGAATATCCGGC ATGGTTTGAACCGTTTGTAATGCAATGGCTGAACGAAAATGACGACGTTTCGCTCGAGTACCTACATGGAGCCTTCAAAAGAGACAAACAAGATGGG TTCCAGCGAAGCAGTGAACACACACTTTTCTCGACGTCGGTCGTCGACATTTTCACGCAACTTGCCCAGTGTTTCGATGTTGTGTCGAAACTTGAGTGCCCCGATCCAGAAATCTGGAAACGTTATATGAAACGATTCGCCAAGACCATCGTCAAAGTATTACTTGCCTATGCCGACACTGCCAAGAAAGAATTTCCTCAGTTGACCAAAGATGAACGAATC GCCTGCACGCTGATGAACAACATCCAACAACTCCGAGTTCAACTGGAGAAGTTGTTTGAGCAAATGGGAGGTTCAAAACTTGAAGAAGACGCTGCCAACATCCTCAAAGAACTTCAGCAGTCGCTCAACAACGTCCTGGATGAACTGGCTACCATGTTTGCTAAAAG TCTCGAACCGAAGATCACAGTCAGCGTAAAAGAAGTGGGCGATCTTTTGTCGCACATCAAAGGAGGCGGACAGGTTTCGCTGACGCAGCCGTCGCAGCGAAACGCAGTTACCACGGAGGCCGACGATTCGCTCAAGCCTCTCATGGACTTGCTCGATG GTTCACTTTCACTTTACGCCGAGTCGTGCGAAAAGGCTGTGCTCAAACGTCTGCTCAAGGAATTATGGAAAATAGTCATGCACACAATGGAGAAGACCATCGTCCTACCACCAATGACCGACAAGAGC ATGATCTTGAAGAACTTGACGGACAACGCTAAGAATTTGGCGGCCAATGCCAAAATTGAAGACATGTCACGGCTCTTCAAGAACAGCGTGGCTGGCAAGCAGGATGTCAAGAGTGCCCTCAGCGGAGTCATG GAAATATCCAAGGAGTTCGAAAAGAACCTTACTCCAAAGCAGTGCGCTGTACTGGATGTGGCTCTTGACACCATCAAACAGTACTTCCACGCCGGTGGTAGCGGTCTCAAAAAGACTTTCTTGGAGAAGTCCCCCGAGCTACAATCGCTGCGTTATGCTTTGTCTCTCTACACTCAAACAACCGACACGCTCATCAAAACGTTCGTCACCACTCAAACGAACCAAG TTCCCGCTACCAACGCCAAAGCTGAGTGGAGGAGGAAACCCGACATTCAAATGGACAGGCAGCAATCCGAAGACAAGGACGGCgcggaagaaggaaaaggtcAAGAGGACGATGACGAAATGCTCGGAGATTCGTTTGAACAGACCAGCGAGCAGCGTCAGCAAACTCCGtccaaaaaaaagagcataCAGAACCAATCAAAGCAGTCGGGGACAG ATTTGCCGAGCGTGGAAGAAGGTAGTGTTGGTGAAGTCAGCGTTCAAGTTGATTTGTTCACGCACCCGGGCTCTGGCGAGCATAAAGTCACCGTCAAAG TGGTAGCGGCCAACGATTTGAAATGGCCAGTTCAGCCTGGAATGTTCCGACCGTTTGTCGAAACCAATTTGGTCGGTCCACACCTGGCTGATAAGAAGCGCAAATTTGCCACAAAGTCCAAGTCGAATACGTGGTCACCGAAATACAATGAGACATTCCACTT TGTCATCGGCAATGAGGAAACTCTGGAATCTTTTGAACTTCATATTTGCGTTAAGGACTATTGCTTCGCACGAGATGACAGCCTCGTCGGTGTGGCCGTTATGCAGCTAAAAGATATCGTTGAACAG GGTTCGTGCGCCTGTTGGTTGGCTTTGGGCAAGCGTTGTCACATGGATGAGACTGGATGGACGATCCTACGGATCTTGTCGCAACGCACCAACGACGAAGTAGCTCGGGAATTTGTCAAAATGAAATCCGACGTGCGGCCGGAAGAACCTGCCGTTCAACAGTCGTAA